In the genome of Synergistaceae bacterium, one region contains:
- a CDS encoding FAD-dependent oxidoreductase, which yields MKVIIVGGVAGGATAAARLRRLDESLEIVMMERGKYISFANCGLPYYLGGEIKNETSLTIVTPEVFRARFNVDVRTENDVLSIDRDNKSVTVKDMKNGREYQERYDKLILSTGARPVKPPLPGVDLPGVFTLRTIPDAEEIKQYIAEKQAKRAVVVGGGYIGVEMAENLKKAGMDVTIIELTDHLIVPLDYDMAASVHKYVVSKGISVVLKNGVRSIEKTSSDLNIILDNGSIKTDAVIMAVGVRPDTAIAKDCGLDLDKRGCIIVSKYMQTSDPDIFAAGDAIQVENFVLKTPAFIPLGSPANKQGRIAADNICGIKSEYKGTQGTAILRIFDMTVCCTGINERDALQNKIDYDKIYFLHPSNARYFPGWTEMLAKVIFNRKDGKILGAQLTGFEGVDKRCDIFAAAIRLGACASDLTELELCYAPPFGSAKELANFAGYAIENLITGKVKQFHWNEVDALPRDGSVTLLDVRNDMEAAPGSIKGFVRIPLEKLRSEIAHLDKSKPVYVHCKSGMKSYVACRMLSGHGFDCYSLSGGFTIYSSVMDQ from the coding sequence ATGAAAGTTATAATCGTAGGCGGAGTTGCAGGAGGAGCCACAGCTGCAGCCAGGCTGCGCAGGCTTGACGAGAGTCTGGAGATCGTGATGATGGAACGCGGCAAATATATCTCTTTTGCCAACTGCGGACTGCCGTATTATCTTGGCGGTGAAATAAAGAATGAGACATCCCTGACAATAGTCACACCGGAGGTATTCCGCGCAAGATTCAATGTAGATGTGCGCACGGAGAACGATGTTTTATCGATAGACAGGGATAATAAATCCGTAACTGTGAAAGACATGAAGAACGGCAGGGAATATCAGGAGAGATATGACAAACTTATCCTTTCGACCGGAGCCAGACCTGTAAAACCGCCTCTTCCCGGTGTGGATCTGCCTGGAGTCTTTACCCTCAGAACCATTCCAGACGCGGAAGAAATAAAACAATACATCGCGGAAAAGCAGGCGAAGCGTGCCGTTGTCGTAGGCGGGGGCTATATAGGAGTTGAGATGGCCGAAAACCTTAAAAAGGCCGGAATGGATGTCACTATAATCGAATTGACTGACCACCTCATAGTTCCTCTTGATTACGATATGGCGGCAAGTGTGCATAAATACGTTGTAAGCAAAGGCATCAGCGTCGTCCTTAAAAACGGGGTAAGGAGCATAGAAAAAACATCTTCAGACCTGAACATTATCCTGGACAACGGATCTATCAAGACAGACGCGGTCATCATGGCCGTTGGTGTCCGACCGGATACAGCTATAGCGAAGGACTGCGGCCTTGACCTGGATAAACGGGGCTGCATAATCGTAAGCAAGTATATGCAGACGTCCGACCCTGATATATTCGCAGCCGGAGATGCCATACAGGTTGAAAATTTTGTTCTGAAGACGCCTGCTTTTATTCCGCTGGGCTCACCAGCCAATAAGCAGGGACGGATCGCCGCGGACAACATCTGCGGGATCAAAAGCGAGTACAAGGGCACTCAGGGAACAGCGATCCTGAGGATCTTTGACATGACTGTATGCTGCACCGGGATCAATGAAAGAGACGCTCTCCAGAACAAAATCGACTATGATAAAATTTATTTCCTCCACCCTTCCAACGCCAGATATTTCCCCGGATGGACTGAGATGCTGGCAAAGGTCATTTTCAACAGAAAGGACGGGAAAATCCTTGGAGCACAGCTGACCGGCTTCGAAGGGGTGGACAAGAGATGCGATATCTTTGCTGCGGCGATCCGCCTTGGCGCATGCGCATCGGACCTAACGGAGCTTGAGCTCTGTTATGCCCCTCCGTTCGGCTCAGCCAAAGAGCTGGCAAATTTCGCCGGCTATGCCATAGAAAACCTGATAACAGGCAAAGTAAAACAGTTCCACTGGAACGAAGTGGACGCTCTTCCCAGAGATGGGAGCGTGACCCTGCTCGATGTGCGCAACGACATGGAGGCGGCGCCGGGGTCAATAAAAGGCTTTGTGCGCATTCCCCTTGAGAAGCTCCGCAGTGAGATAGCTCATCTGGACAAGAGCAAACCTGTCTATGTGCACTGCAAATCAGGCATGAAGAGCTACGTCGCGTGCAGGATGCTCTCCGGTCACGGATTCGACTGTTACAGCCTGAGCGGAGGATTCACAATATACAGCTCAGTTATGGACCAGTAG
- a CDS encoding HutD family protein has product MRETEGRSQIDFSVIRKEEQSRSEWSGGTTTQLAIYPADSDYKLRTFKWRISTARVDSDESTFTPLPGIHRYLMILDGSIKLIHEGRGELEMKPFAKDEFEGDWTTKSIGRCTDFNLMTKQGEFCGALDVISPDKANCIPIFEHISQSPGAWEAIYCLVPELDITIESDGTKSDISLRNGDFLLLHRPQTASGHVSLSVRGVFSSVPAVRAAVWRAAGR; this is encoded by the coding sequence ATGAGAGAGACGGAAGGACGTTCCCAAATAGATTTCAGCGTAATACGCAAAGAGGAGCAATCCAGGAGCGAGTGGAGCGGAGGAACGACAACTCAGCTTGCAATATATCCTGCCGATTCAGACTATAAACTTCGTACTTTTAAATGGCGTATCAGCACCGCAAGGGTGGATTCAGATGAATCGACATTTACACCTTTGCCTGGGATCCACAGGTATCTTATGATACTTGACGGGAGCATAAAGCTGATCCATGAAGGCCGCGGGGAGCTTGAGATGAAGCCGTTCGCAAAGGATGAGTTTGAAGGGGACTGGACCACAAAATCAATAGGCAGATGTACAGACTTCAACCTCATGACAAAGCAGGGTGAATTCTGCGGCGCACTTGATGTCATATCACCCGATAAAGCAAACTGCATTCCCATATTTGAGCATATATCCCAGTCGCCCGGGGCCTGGGAGGCAATATACTGCCTTGTCCCTGAGCTGGACATCACGATAGAGAGCGACGGGACCAAATCAGACATCTCTCTGCGGAACGGAGATTTTCTGCTGCTTCACCGCCCGCAGACCGCGAGCGGCCATGTCTCTCTCTCAGTGCGGGGTGTATTTTCTTCGGTACCGGCAGTTCGTGCCGCTGTGTGGCGTGCAGCTGGCAGATGA
- a CDS encoding HAMP domain-containing histidine kinase encodes MTVKTRITFFIVAAGLSSSILFSLVVFLELIEQPFDLLDRILQEEAYRTAAMVAEKQVDPDTGVLSFISRTMDKYWIEIYEPVTGKILFKSEMAEHVKLPYLKPGSGIIVRAVIPYTKNNMDHGDGKRIKFRVRTFPIEFDGRFFVVQIARSMEKLDDEIWDLVFGILLGLVFSTLVLVAVSRFLAGKILQPIARMKDLAQDISEKNLDKRIPNGEGQDEFSELAVTINHMLDRLQYSFVRQRNFLFDTSHELKTPLSTIRLAVDEISTSDGESIPPLVRDNLLRVKNQVLRMERLVKDMLDLSSLETLTAIDPKPVQITELLSSLAEEYKFLADARNIKMVISLREGLTVQGDGEKLYRAFSNILDNAVKYNTDGGEIKLTCIRSGAEVTVAVANTGHGVSADEGQKVFDQFYRAEKSRSVRFGGSGLGLTIVKRIIDLHCGTVRFESCREGWTTVTVSLPMHTRQS; translated from the coding sequence ATGACGGTCAAGACGAGGATAACATTTTTTATTGTCGCAGCAGGGCTGTCCTCCAGCATATTGTTCTCTTTGGTCGTGTTTTTGGAATTGATAGAGCAGCCGTTTGACCTGCTTGACAGAATATTGCAAGAGGAAGCATACAGAACGGCCGCTATGGTGGCGGAAAAACAGGTGGATCCGGACACCGGTGTTTTGAGTTTTATTTCACGAACTATGGATAAGTATTGGATCGAAATTTATGAACCAGTTACCGGCAAGATCCTTTTCAAATCAGAAATGGCCGAGCATGTAAAACTTCCCTATTTGAAACCGGGCTCAGGTATTATTGTGCGTGCCGTTATCCCTTATACAAAAAACAATATGGATCATGGCGATGGCAAAAGAATAAAGTTCAGGGTCAGGACTTTTCCCATAGAGTTTGACGGGCGTTTTTTCGTTGTGCAGATCGCACGCAGTATGGAAAAATTGGACGATGAGATATGGGATCTTGTCTTCGGCATATTATTAGGGCTTGTTTTTTCCACACTGGTATTGGTTGCCGTAAGCCGCTTCCTGGCCGGCAAGATCCTTCAGCCTATCGCTAGGATGAAAGATTTGGCCCAGGATATAAGTGAAAAAAATCTTGATAAACGCATCCCGAATGGGGAAGGACAAGATGAATTCAGCGAGCTGGCTGTTACTATAAATCATATGCTGGACCGGCTTCAATATTCTTTCGTAAGGCAGAGGAACTTTCTCTTCGATACTTCCCATGAATTAAAAACGCCCCTTAGCACAATTAGGCTTGCCGTCGATGAAATTTCCACATCGGACGGGGAGTCGATCCCGCCTTTAGTGAGGGATAACCTTCTCAGGGTAAAAAACCAGGTATTGCGCATGGAGCGGTTAGTTAAAGACATGCTTGACCTTTCATCCTTGGAGACTCTGACAGCGATCGATCCAAAACCGGTCCAAATTACGGAACTTCTGTCATCGTTGGCCGAGGAATATAAATTTCTGGCCGATGCCCGCAACATTAAAATGGTAATCAGCCTCCGGGAAGGTCTTACTGTTCAGGGAGACGGCGAAAAATTATACCGCGCCTTTTCAAATATCCTTGATAATGCAGTTAAATACAACACAGACGGCGGAGAGATAAAATTGACATGTATCCGATCCGGAGCCGAAGTGACGGTTGCCGTGGCCAACACGGGGCACGGAGTCTCCGCGGATGAAGGGCAAAAAGTGTTCGATCAATTTTATCGTGCTGAAAAATCCAGATCTGTCCGGTTTGGCGGTTCCGGGCTTGGGCTGACAATAGTTAAAAGAATAATAGACCTTCATTGCGGCACGGTGAGGTTTGAAAGCTGCCGGGAGGGATGGACGACAGTAACCGTCTCTCTCCCTATGCACACACGGCAAAGTTGA
- a CDS encoding response regulator transcription factor, producing MRILIVDDDISLLEQVAQILTNLRYIVETAADGEAALERLSGTPFDAVILDIMMPKIDGLTVLECVRKDGISTPVLLLTAKGDVADRVRGLNLGADDYIAKPFSLDELLARLRALLRRSGGQCESILHVKDIELDTVSRRVTRGGSQIDLTPREFAIFEFLLHNKNRIISRFSLAEHVWGDDFDPFSMSNFMDVHIKNLRQKIGDSGQGKIIRTIRSVGYMIGDSEK from the coding sequence ATGAGAATTTTAATTGTGGATGATGATATCTCGCTTCTGGAACAGGTAGCTCAGATTTTAACCAACCTGCGATACATTGTGGAAACCGCAGCAGACGGAGAGGCGGCTTTGGAGAGATTGTCCGGCACTCCATTTGACGCGGTTATTCTGGATATCATGATGCCTAAAATTGATGGTTTGACAGTCCTTGAATGTGTAAGGAAGGATGGCATAAGTACCCCTGTACTTCTGCTCACAGCAAAGGGAGATGTCGCAGATAGGGTAAGGGGACTCAACCTTGGGGCAGATGACTATATAGCCAAGCCTTTTTCACTGGATGAACTGCTGGCCCGTTTACGCGCTTTGCTTAGGAGATCCGGAGGTCAGTGCGAATCGATATTACATGTTAAGGATATTGAGCTTGACACTGTAAGCCGAAGGGTGACCAGGGGCGGAAGTCAGATCGATCTGACCCCGAGGGAATTTGCAATCTTTGAATTTCTTCTGCATAACAAAAATAGGATAATTTCTCGTTTCAGCCTTGCCGAGCATGTATGGGGAGATGATTTTGACCCATTCAGCATGTCTAATTTCATGGATGTCCATATAAAGAACCTTCGTCAAAAAATAGGTGATTCGGGACAAGGCAAGATCATACGGACGATCCGCAGCGTGGGATACATGATAGGAGATTCCGAAAAATGA
- a CDS encoding phospholipid carrier-dependent glycosyltransferase: MIKECGLRKSIKNKTKYAALLLLFFLFSYILPLGVRDLAEPDETRYAEIPREMIASGDWVVPHLNGVRYFEKPVMGYWANAVSLLLLGDNNFAVRLPSALSTGLMALLIYLLVRGAYRRKNDEDVGDDTFLAILAAFVFLSCLEVFAVGNTAVLDNLFSLFTTASVSAFYFATEERPGSGREKCLLALAGMSCGIAFLTKGFVAFVIPVISFVPYLIWQHRYFDLLRMSWLPVLLAVIVILPWGISISLREPDFWRFFFWNEHVRRFLSDNAQHNRPFWFFFLISPAAFFPWSFLLPAGIVGVRDSIKKHGGRDRLLKFCICWLVLPFMFFSFSRGKLLTYILPCFPPFAVLMSIGLMHVLNKDPDNRLFKAVTACSAMLSVVLLVIFLYLQIFGFKGSCVYEQPWKAMMVVTGIVFFIMLVVLALRSRTVKNKVIFYSMAPLLFFFVIHYTVPDITVAAVSPGVMLERSGRNAGKCDIIISDGDSVRSVCWYFQRNNVYMLGDAGELDYGLNYKEARGKLLDKRYAAVLINQNRGRTVLIARSENAARLRGQLPDPVFEDSNDPSGYVLWRY; the protein is encoded by the coding sequence ATGATAAAAGAATGCGGTTTGCGAAAAAGTATAAAGAACAAGACAAAATATGCTGCGCTGTTGTTGCTCTTTTTTCTGTTTTCTTATATTCTGCCGCTTGGAGTCAGAGATCTGGCAGAGCCTGATGAGACGCGCTATGCGGAGATACCGCGTGAGATGATTGCCTCAGGAGACTGGGTAGTCCCTCATTTAAACGGAGTGCGCTACTTTGAAAAACCGGTTATGGGATATTGGGCGAATGCCGTTTCGCTGCTGCTTCTGGGTGATAATAATTTTGCTGTGCGCCTGCCATCAGCTCTGTCTACGGGACTGATGGCCCTTTTGATATACTTGCTGGTCAGGGGTGCCTACCGCCGAAAAAATGACGAAGATGTCGGAGATGATACTTTTTTGGCTATTTTGGCCGCCTTTGTCTTTTTGTCATGTTTGGAGGTTTTCGCTGTCGGCAATACCGCAGTACTTGACAACCTTTTCTCGCTCTTTACTACTGCGTCTGTCTCGGCTTTCTACTTCGCAACTGAAGAGCGGCCTGGCTCCGGAAGGGAAAAATGTCTTCTTGCTCTTGCCGGTATGTCATGCGGGATCGCATTTTTGACCAAGGGTTTTGTCGCTTTTGTTATACCTGTCATAAGTTTTGTTCCTTATCTTATATGGCAGCACCGGTATTTTGACCTGCTGCGGATGAGTTGGCTGCCGGTTTTACTTGCTGTCATTGTGATACTGCCGTGGGGGATCTCGATCAGCTTAAGGGAGCCTGATTTCTGGAGATTTTTTTTCTGGAACGAACATGTCCGCCGTTTTCTCTCCGACAATGCCCAACACAATAGGCCCTTCTGGTTTTTCTTCCTTATTTCTCCAGCCGCGTTTTTCCCATGGTCATTTCTTCTGCCTGCCGGGATCGTCGGAGTCAGGGACAGCATAAAAAAACATGGGGGGCGGGATAGGCTGCTGAAATTCTGTATATGCTGGTTGGTGCTGCCTTTTATGTTTTTCTCCTTTTCCAGAGGGAAATTGCTGACGTATATACTTCCATGTTTTCCTCCTTTCGCTGTGCTCATGTCGATCGGGCTTATGCATGTGTTGAATAAGGATCCGGACAACAGACTATTCAAAGCCGTGACCGCATGCAGCGCAATGCTTTCTGTCGTACTGCTCGTTATATTTTTGTACCTTCAAATATTCGGTTTCAAGGGGTCGTGCGTCTATGAGCAGCCGTGGAAAGCAATGATGGTCGTGACCGGCATTGTATTTTTTATAATGCTGGTTGTCCTGGCATTAAGAAGTCGGACCGTGAAAAATAAAGTCATTTTTTACTCTATGGCGCCGTTGCTTTTTTTCTTTGTGATTCATTATACCGTTCCGGATATTACCGTAGCGGCGGTGTCTCCCGGGGTCATGCTGGAGCGGAGCGGGCGCAACGCAGGCAAATGTGATATTATCATATCTGATGGAGATTCTGTCAGGTCCGTATGCTGGTATTTTCAACGAAACAACGTTTATATGCTTGGAGATGCCGGAGAGCTTGATTACGGGCTGAACTATAAGGAGGCCCGCGGGAAACTGCTTGACAAGCGATATGCAGCGGTGCTTATAAATCAAAACAGAGGCAGGACAGTGCTGATAGCCAGGTCTGAAAACGCCGCCCGGTTGCGCGGACAGCTTCCTGATCCTGTTTTTGAGGATTCGAACGATCCTTCAGGGTATGTCCTGTGGAGATATTGA